Part of the Paludisphaera borealis genome, ACGATGGTGCTGAACCGCCGGCTGAGCTTCCGCACCCGGCGGGCGACCCGCAAGGCGAGGTCGGCGATCCGCTCCCAGTCGCGATTGACCTTGAGGATCGTCGCCATCCGCCGCAGGTCGGACGCCACCGGCTCGAACAGGGCCAGGATGCGCAGGCACTCCTGCTCGATCTGGACCTCCCGGCGGTCCGACTCCTCTTCCTCTTCCTTCACCTCGGCGATGAGTTCGAGCCGCCCGTCGCAGACCGCCTGAACGCACTTTTCCAGCGAGCTGACGACCGAACTTCCCATGTTCAACAGATCCGCCCACACGGCGTCTTGCTCTCGGAGCGCATGACGGGGAGCGCCCGGCGGCCTCGTGGCGGAACGCTCATCCTGAGGCTGGCTCGGCGCCATGGATCGGTCTCCTTGACCTGGGTGGTCCATTCGGGTCGCGGCGATCTCGCATCGCGTCGCTTGATTGACTTCCGAACCATTGTTTTCCCGCCGGAGCGGGGATTCAAGTCCGAATCAAACCCCGACGCCTCGGCAAGTGTTTTTCCCCTCGACCGAACGACCGCTTGACAACGCCTCGGCCCGCGTTACTATGCACCGAAGTACTACCACATATAGTACGACGCATGTCAGGACGACGACCAGACACTTATTCCATTCCGGACGCACTCGCTGGCGCTTCGGGCTCGTTTCGGAAGCCGCCCGCGGGATCATCGGGGAGCGAAATACAAGCCCGAAGCGCCAGCGAGTGTATTCCCCGTCAGCATGCCGAGTCAGCAAACGCAAAACAATGCACTCGCTGGCGCTTCGGGCTTGTATTTCGAAGGTCGCCCGCGTCACTTCTCGACACCGCATTTTCATGAAGTCGGGTGTCCTCAGGCGTCATGTGTGGGAGGAGGAGACCGGCGATGGCCCGTGAATCGATCGACGATCTGGGCGAGCTTCAAAAGGCGGTGATGGAATCCGTCTGGGAGCTGGGCGAGGGGACGGTGCAGCAGGTGCGCGACCGGCTCGACCGCGAGCCGCAGCCGGCTTACACGACGGTCCTCTCGGTGATGCAGAAGCTGGAGAAGGCCGGCTGGCTGAGCCACCGGCCAGAGGGGAGGAGCTACGTCTACCTCCCCACCAGGAGCCGCGACGAGGCCGGCTCGTCGACGCTCCGCACGTTCATCGACCGCGCCTTTCGGGGCGATCCCATGCTCCTGTTTCAGCGCCTGCTCGACGACAAGCAGTTGAGCGAACACGACCTGTCGGAAATCAAGCGGATGATCGACCAGAAGCGGCGAAAGGAGGGACGTCATGTTTGAGTATCTTCGACCGGCGGATTCCCTGTCGTTGACTATCGCCTGGCAGTCGTCGATGTTTCTGGCCCTCGGCCTGGCGGCGGTCGTCGCCTGCCGCCTCGACGACTCGGTCTCCCGGGCCTCCCCGTGATTCATGCCCAGGGGTTCACCACGATCGACGTTCCCGAGAACGGGGAGCCAAAGCCGGTGAGGTCGCGTTGCGAAAGGGAGTGCGCCTCATAGCCCTCGTGGTCGCGCCCGACGGTCGGCCCGTCGACGTCGTCACGGCCGCCTATGCGGGAATCAACGCCGCCCTGCGCGACACCTGCGACCAGGGCTACGAGTTCGCCGACGGCGAGTTCGAGATTCCCGATGCTGATCCCGAGCGAACGTATCGCGTCTTCTTCGTCGCGCCCGACAAACACCTCGGCGGGGTCGCCAATCTGAAGTACGACCCCGCCGACAACCCGCGCGTCGTCCGCCTCCAGCCGACGGGCGTCATTCGCGGCCGGATCGGCTCGCCGGCTGAC contains:
- the phoU gene encoding phosphate signaling complex protein PhoU, with product MAPSQPQDERSATRPPGAPRHALREQDAVWADLLNMGSSVVSSLEKCVQAVCDGRLELIAEVKEEEEESDRREVQIEQECLRILALFEPVASDLRRMATILKVNRDWERIADLALRVARRVRKLSRRFSTIVVPEDLKTLARDVLAQVKATHEALATRDAVLARAIIAGDKPIDQFYRRLRRQIKDELARDAEQLDGWLLLLNSARNLERIADHATGIAETVVFLEEGSIIRHSGKPTPPAG
- a CDS encoding BlaI/MecI/CopY family transcriptional regulator; the encoded protein is MARESIDDLGELQKAVMESVWELGEGTVQQVRDRLDREPQPAYTTVLSVMQKLEKAGWLSHRPEGRSYVYLPTRSRDEAGSSTLRTFIDRAFRGDPMLLFQRLLDDKQLSEHDLSEIKRMIDQKRRKEGRHV